A portion of the Candidatus Pristimantibacillus lignocellulolyticus genome contains these proteins:
- the trmD gene encoding tRNA (guanosine(37)-N1)-methyltransferase TrmD — protein MKIDVLTLFPEMFTGVFTSSILGKAHQKGIVELNAINFRKYANNKHNTVDDYPYGGGGGMVLKAEPVFTAVEELQAQASEPPRVILMCPQGESYTQRKAEELSASSHLVFICGHYEGYDERIRQHLVTDEISVGDYVLTGGEIPAMTVIDSVVRLLPGVLGNETSAITDSFSTGLLEYPHYTRPAQFRDWSVPEELLSGHHANIEKWRREQSLLRTLARRPDLLEHVELSKKEKKWLSEQRKLLGINS, from the coding sequence ATGAAAATTGATGTGCTAACGTTATTTCCTGAAATGTTTACTGGTGTGTTCACGAGTAGCATTTTAGGAAAAGCTCACCAAAAAGGAATTGTTGAGCTTAACGCGATTAATTTCCGTAAATATGCCAATAATAAGCATAATACAGTAGACGATTATCCTTATGGCGGCGGCGGTGGTATGGTCTTGAAGGCTGAACCTGTATTTACTGCAGTTGAGGAGTTACAAGCTCAAGCTTCAGAGCCACCACGTGTAATTTTGATGTGCCCGCAAGGGGAAAGTTATACGCAACGCAAGGCAGAAGAATTAAGCGCGTCTAGTCATCTCGTATTCATTTGCGGTCATTATGAAGGTTATGATGAACGTATTCGTCAGCATCTAGTTACGGATGAAATATCTGTTGGCGATTATGTGCTCACCGGTGGAGAAATTCCGGCCATGACAGTAATCGATAGCGTAGTAAGATTATTACCTGGTGTGCTGGGTAATGAGACAAGTGCAATTACGGATTCGTTCAGTACTGGTCTACTGGAGTATCCTCACTATACAAGACCTGCTCAATTCCGTGACTGGTCAGTTCCAGAGGAATTATTATCTGGGCATCATGCTAATATTGAGAAGTGGAGACGTGAACAATCGTTATTACGTACATTGGCACGTCGACCAGATCTACTTGAGCATGTTGAACTGTCAAAGAAAGAGAAAAAATGGCTATCTGAGCAACGCAAATTGCTAGGCATCAATTCATAG
- the rpsP gene encoding 30S ribosomal protein S16: MAVRIRLKRMGAHKAPFYRVVVSDSRSPRDGRFIEEIGTYNPVAQPAVVTINEEKALKWLQTGAQASDTVRDLLSKAGVMKKFHELKQQK; the protein is encoded by the coding sequence ATGGCAGTTCGTATTCGTTTGAAACGTATGGGTGCTCACAAAGCTCCATTCTATCGCGTAGTAGTATCTGATTCTCGTTCTCCACGTGATGGTCGTTTTATTGAAGAAATCGGTACTTATAATCCAGTTGCGCAACCTGCAGTAGTAACAATCAACGAAGAAAAAGCGTTGAAATGGCTACAAACAGGTGCACAAGCATCTGATACAGTTCGTGACTTGCTTTCTAAAGCGGGTGTAATGAAAAAATTCCATGAGCTTAAACAACAGAAGTAA
- the rimM gene encoding ribosome maturation factor RimM (Essential for efficient processing of 16S rRNA), producing the protein MSGTWYNVGLIVNTHGLKGDLKVMSRTDFPEERFAVGSKLVMFNEETGQSIKIEITNSREQKGMYFIKLKGYNDINEVEKFKGWLIKVAAEDQGSLDDGEYFYHQIIGCEVYSDEDVLLGVVTEILSPGANDVWVVEPGKGKGKQILLPVIDPVVLNVDVANKRITVHLLEGLV; encoded by the coding sequence ATGAGTGGAACTTGGTATAATGTTGGTCTGATTGTGAATACACACGGACTAAAAGGTGACCTGAAAGTAATGTCACGTACAGATTTCCCAGAAGAGCGCTTCGCTGTAGGCAGTAAGCTCGTTATGTTCAACGAAGAAACAGGACAATCTATAAAAATTGAGATTACTAACTCGCGTGAGCAAAAGGGAATGTACTTTATTAAGTTAAAAGGGTATAACGATATTAATGAAGTAGAGAAATTCAAAGGCTGGCTTATTAAAGTAGCTGCTGAGGATCAAGGCTCATTAGATGATGGCGAATATTTTTATCATCAAATTATCGGTTGTGAAGTTTACAGCGATGAAGATGTATTGCTTGGTGTAGTAACTGAAATTCTGTCTCCAGGTGCCAATGATGTATGGGTTGTAGAGCCTGGAAAAGGCAAAGGCAAACAGATTTTGTTACCAGTTATTGATCCTGTCGTGCTGAATGTTGATGTAGCAAATAAACGTATCACTGTTCATTTGCTAGAAGGATTGGTCTAA
- a CDS encoding KH domain-containing protein, translating into MKELILVIAKALVDHPEDVRVHVKDERSTIYELSVHPSDVGKIIGKQGRIAKAIRTVVNSAATKSNERVIVNIQS; encoded by the coding sequence ATGAAAGAGTTAATTCTTGTCATAGCGAAGGCTTTAGTGGATCATCCGGAAGATGTGCGCGTTCATGTTAAAGATGAACGCAGTACGATTTACGAGCTTTCGGTTCATCCATCTGATGTCGGTAAAATTATCGGTAAGCAAGGTCGTATTGCGAAAGCGATACGAACTGTGGTGAACTCGGCTGCAACTAAGTCTAACGAGCGTGTGATCGTTAACATTCAATCATAA